AACCGGATGCGGTGCTCGACACAATGCTCGATGGCGATGCCGCGACGAAGTTGCAGGCATTTCAGCAGCGAGAAGACCTGCTCGTAACGAACGGTCAAGCCCCTGTCGTCGAATTGGTGAACCTGATTCTGCTGGATGCGGTCAAAGCTGGAGCGAGCGATGTGCATTTTCAGCCCTACCGCGAGAAGCTGGTCATTCGATTTCGCATCGATGGAATTCTATTCGACGCCCATTCCTTGCCGAAGGGGATTCAAGAGGAAGCGTTGAGTCGAGTCAAAGTCATGGGGAAAATGAATATCGCAGAAAAGCGATTGCCCCAAGATGGACGAGCGACAGTCACAGTCGGTGATCGATTAATCGACCTGCGAATCGCGTCGTTGCCCGGTAGCTATGGGGAACGCGTCGTGCTGCGGCTCTTGGATAAGAGCGCTCGCACCTATGACCTAACGGCTGTGGGATTGGGTGACGAGAATTGTCGCCGGTTTCGTGAGTTGATTAATCTTGAGCATGGCTTGATCCTCTTGACCGGGCCGACGGGAAGCGGAAAAACGACGACCCTCTATTCAGCTCTCTCAGAAATCAATAGTCGTGATCGAAACGTCGTAACCTTGGAAGATCCAATCGAATATGAGATCGACGGGATCAGTCAAACACAAATCAACGTCAAAAAGGGAATGACTTTCGCAAGCGGCTTAAAGAATGTGCTGAGACAGGACCCTGACATCATTATGGTCGGTGAGGTTCGTGATCACGAGACGGCCGTGATGGCGATTCAGTCCGCGCTAACGGGGCATCTTGTGTTTTCGACCCTGCACACGAACGACGCGGCGAGTGCCGTCACGCGATTGCTGGACCTCGGAATTGAGCCGTATCTCGTCAGCAGTTCCTTGTTGGCCGTGCTGGCGCAGCGACTGGTTCGGAAGGTCTGCGTCGAATGCAGTCATGACGACACAATGACCCAGGAGCAATTGGAGCAACTGGGCATCGCAAGAAACTCGCTGAAGACGATCAATTATCAACGTGGAAAATCGTGCCCCGCTTGCAGACAAACCGGGTATCGTGGACGTCTGGCAATTTGCGAGTTGCTGGTGGTCCAGGACTCCATCCGCAAGAAAATTCAAGAACGAGGCAGTGCGTCAGAAATCCGCGATGCGGCCATGCAAGGTGGCATGCAACTACTACTTCAAGATGGTCTTGAGAAGATCATGAGTGGCGTCACGACTCCTGAAGAAGTCGCTCGTGTGACCGTCCGAGCCGATCTCTGACACCCGGCGATCAATCCAAAGCCGACGCCTGGGCAACGAAACCCTCCGGCGTTCATCATGGCTCCACAGCGGAGTCGCTCGCAATTGTGGCTCGTCCAGGGGCGTCGTTGATCTGGGCTCCCTCAAGCGCCGGTGGCGGTGGAGGCGGCACAAACTCAGGTAGATCGGTCGTTGGTGGCTCGCTGGGATTCATTTCTGGCAAGGCCGGTGCGACGGGTTCTGGCTTCAATTCATGAAGTAGCTTTGGTGTCGCCTTTGGAACGTCTGAAGAGGGTTCGCTGCTGGCAGCCGAGCCGACAAATTGAATCGGCTTTCGGCCGAGTTGATCACGTGCCCACTCAATCCATTCAGGGCGACTATCAAGGAAGACAAGAGACTCCAGCAGCGGTCTCACTTCGTCGAGAGATTGTCCGTTCTTCAGTTGGGCACATGCCAGACTGCCAATAACGGCCGGGTCACGTGGCGCGAGTGCCATTGCCTGTTCGTAGTACACGATCGCATTGTCGAGTTTGTCGGCTTCTTCGAAAAGTTGACCCAGGTTATAAATCGGCTCAACCCGATCAGGCATTAGCTTCGCAGCATATTCGAACTCCCACGCGGCAGTGTACAACTGTCGCTGGAGCATATAGACAACGCCAAGTGTGTTATGCGCGGGGCCAAACGTAACATCTGCGACCATTGCCTTTTGCAGAA
This genomic interval from Schlesneria paludicola DSM 18645 contains the following:
- a CDS encoding GspE/PulE family protein; translated protein: MMEIQTEETVGTPQMVSSEWFRLIAEEGSKLGGAVPLVDRTKDESPAAHTRRAALPEQLVLRATARVLNLPVWETLTGFRPAVTFIREFPIGFARQHLVLAGLNDADQLYLVMPGIEGWPHLDTVRRVLQKTILPAFAPRAEILKAINAGYEQQSTEPDAVLDTMLDGDAATKLQAFQQREDLLVTNGQAPVVELVNLILLDAVKAGASDVHFQPYREKLVIRFRIDGILFDAHSLPKGIQEEALSRVKVMGKMNIAEKRLPQDGRATVTVGDRLIDLRIASLPGSYGERVVLRLLDKSARTYDLTAVGLGDENCRRFRELINLEHGLILLTGPTGSGKTTTLYSALSEINSRDRNVVTLEDPIEYEIDGISQTQINVKKGMTFASGLKNVLRQDPDIIMVGEVRDHETAVMAIQSALTGHLVFSTLHTNDAASAVTRLLDLGIEPYLVSSSLLAVLAQRLVRKVCVECSHDDTMTQEQLEQLGIARNSLKTINYQRGKSCPACRQTGYRGRLAICELLVVQDSIRKKIQERGSASEIRDAAMQGGMQLLLQDGLEKIMSGVTTPEEVARVTVRADL